The following coding sequences are from one Primulina eburnea isolate SZY01 chromosome 15, ASM2296580v1, whole genome shotgun sequence window:
- the LOC140814690 gene encoding SURP and G-patch domain-containing protein 1-like protein isoform X1: MDKATDRGIFANDGSFMERFKQLQQEKDKKDEVQKKSLSGSSTSVNSYPKTVKSKPTLNFKANNSQKIIQSPSSGKLAFSLKQKSKLVSPAVKFDEDEDENEDEKNHGNSSDDAPMKRPKLADHSASDQQSQADVVPPLPSDLTVRKVADKLASFVAKNGRQFEHVTRQKNPGDTPFKFLFDENCSDYKYYLYRLSEEQKGLAQSRDSQTSQNGWCIDSVVPAMSYIPKYYTATPHSGSSSQRPHNQHSKYQTPSSALYESTEHMEHTHLSQITSGKNGESSTPTATDPIAMMEFYMKKAAQEEKLRPPKPSKDEMPPPAALQASAKKGHHMGDYIPLEELEKFMATCNDVSSQKAAKEYADRAKIQADNVGHKLLSKMGWKEGEGLGSSKSGIAAPIMAGDVKKDNLGIGAHAPGEVTAEDDIYEQYKKRMMLGYRHRPNPLNNPRKSYY, translated from the exons ATGGACAAAGCAACAGATCGTGGCATTTTTGCTAATGATGGGTCATTCATGGAGAGGTTCAAACAACTTCAACAGGAAAAAGATAAGAAGGATGAAGTACAGAAGAAGTCTTTGTCGGGCTCAAGTACATCTGTGAATTCATACCCTAAAACAGTCAAAAGTAAACCAACTCTGAATTTTAAGGCTAATAACTCTCAGAAAATTATCCAGTCTCCTTCAAGTGGAAAACTTGCCTTCAGTTTGAAACAAAAGTCAAAACTTGTTTCACCCGCTGTTAAATTTGATGAAGATGAGGATGAGAATGAAGATGAAAAGAATCATGGAAATTCCTCAGATGATGCACCTATGAAGCGACCAAAATTGGCCGATCATAGTGCTTCTGACCAGCAGTCTCAAGCTGATGTTG TACCGCCTTTGCCAAGTGACCTGACAGTGAGGAAAGTAGCAGACAAACTAGCAAGTTTTGTGGCTAAGAATGGAAGGCAGTTTGAGCATGTAACACGACAAAAAAACCCTGGAGACACTCCCTTCAA GTTTTTATTTGATGAAAACTGCTCGGATTACAAGTATTATCTGTATCGACTCAGTGAAGAGCAAAAGGGTTTGGCCCAAAGTAGGGATTCCCAAACATCACAAAATGGTTGGTGTATTGATTCTGTAGTACCTGCTATGAGTTACATTCCAAAGTACT ACACTGCAACCCCCCATTCAGGAAGTAGTTCTCAGAGGCCACATAATCAGCATTCAAAATATCAAACTCCTTCCTCAGCTTTATACGAGTCTACAGAGCATATGGAACATACTCATttatcccaaataacaagtgGAAAAAATG GTGAATCAAGTACCCCAACTGCCACAGACCCTATAGCGATGATGGAATTTTACATGAAGAAGGCTGCACAAGAAGAGAAATTGAGGCCTCCTAAACCATCAAAGGATGAGATGCCGCCTCCTGCTGCTCTCCAAG CGTCTGCTAAGAAAGGACACCACATGGGTGATTATATTCCTCTAGAAGAACTTGAAAAATTCATGGCTACCTGTAATGATGTTTCTTCTCAGAAAGCTGCAAAAGAATATGCAGATAGAGCAAAAATCCAGGCAGATAATGTTGGTCACAAGCTTTTGTCGAAAATGGGCTGGAAGGAAG GCGAGGGCCTGGGGAGCTCCAAAAGTGGAATTGCTGCACCAATTATGGCAGGTGATGTAAAAAAGGATAACCTGGGCATAGGTGCTCATGCTCCAGGTGAGGTTACTGCTGAAGATGACATATATGAGCAGTACAAGAAGCGAATGATGCTCGGTTATCGCCATAGACCTAATCCCTTG AACAATCCACGGAAATCGTATTACTGA
- the LOC140814690 gene encoding SURP and G-patch domain-containing protein 1-like protein isoform X2: protein MDKATDRGIFANDGSFMERFKQLQQEKDKKDEVQKKSLSGSSTSVNSYPKTVKSKPTLNFKANNSQKIIQSPSSGKLAFSLKQKSKLVSPAVKFDEDEDENEDEKNHGNSSDDAPMKRPKLADHSASDQQSQADVVPPLPSDLTVRKVADKLASFVAKNGRQFEHVTRQKNPGDTPFKFLFDENCSDYKYYLYRLSEEQKGLAQSRDSQTSQNDTATPHSGSSSQRPHNQHSKYQTPSSALYESTEHMEHTHLSQITSGKNGESSTPTATDPIAMMEFYMKKAAQEEKLRPPKPSKDEMPPPAALQASAKKGHHMGDYIPLEELEKFMATCNDVSSQKAAKEYADRAKIQADNVGHKLLSKMGWKEGEGLGSSKSGIAAPIMAGDVKKDNLGIGAHAPGEVTAEDDIYEQYKKRMMLGYRHRPNPLNNPRKSYY, encoded by the exons ATGGACAAAGCAACAGATCGTGGCATTTTTGCTAATGATGGGTCATTCATGGAGAGGTTCAAACAACTTCAACAGGAAAAAGATAAGAAGGATGAAGTACAGAAGAAGTCTTTGTCGGGCTCAAGTACATCTGTGAATTCATACCCTAAAACAGTCAAAAGTAAACCAACTCTGAATTTTAAGGCTAATAACTCTCAGAAAATTATCCAGTCTCCTTCAAGTGGAAAACTTGCCTTCAGTTTGAAACAAAAGTCAAAACTTGTTTCACCCGCTGTTAAATTTGATGAAGATGAGGATGAGAATGAAGATGAAAAGAATCATGGAAATTCCTCAGATGATGCACCTATGAAGCGACCAAAATTGGCCGATCATAGTGCTTCTGACCAGCAGTCTCAAGCTGATGTTG TACCGCCTTTGCCAAGTGACCTGACAGTGAGGAAAGTAGCAGACAAACTAGCAAGTTTTGTGGCTAAGAATGGAAGGCAGTTTGAGCATGTAACACGACAAAAAAACCCTGGAGACACTCCCTTCAA GTTTTTATTTGATGAAAACTGCTCGGATTACAAGTATTATCTGTATCGACTCAGTGAAGAGCAAAAGGGTTTGGCCCAAAGTAGGGATTCCCAAACATCACAAAATG ACACTGCAACCCCCCATTCAGGAAGTAGTTCTCAGAGGCCACATAATCAGCATTCAAAATATCAAACTCCTTCCTCAGCTTTATACGAGTCTACAGAGCATATGGAACATACTCATttatcccaaataacaagtgGAAAAAATG GTGAATCAAGTACCCCAACTGCCACAGACCCTATAGCGATGATGGAATTTTACATGAAGAAGGCTGCACAAGAAGAGAAATTGAGGCCTCCTAAACCATCAAAGGATGAGATGCCGCCTCCTGCTGCTCTCCAAG CGTCTGCTAAGAAAGGACACCACATGGGTGATTATATTCCTCTAGAAGAACTTGAAAAATTCATGGCTACCTGTAATGATGTTTCTTCTCAGAAAGCTGCAAAAGAATATGCAGATAGAGCAAAAATCCAGGCAGATAATGTTGGTCACAAGCTTTTGTCGAAAATGGGCTGGAAGGAAG GCGAGGGCCTGGGGAGCTCCAAAAGTGGAATTGCTGCACCAATTATGGCAGGTGATGTAAAAAAGGATAACCTGGGCATAGGTGCTCATGCTCCAGGTGAGGTTACTGCTGAAGATGACATATATGAGCAGTACAAGAAGCGAATGATGCTCGGTTATCGCCATAGACCTAATCCCTTG AACAATCCACGGAAATCGTATTACTGA
- the LOC140814690 gene encoding SURP and G-patch domain-containing protein 1-like protein isoform X3, which produces MDKATDRGIFANDGSFMERFKQLQQEKDKKDEVQKKSLSGSSTSVNSYPKTVKSKPTLNFKANNSQKIIQSPSSGKLAFSLKQKSKLVSPAVKFDEDEDENEDEKNHGNSSDDAPMKRPKLADHSASDQQSQADVVPPLPSDLTVRKVADKLASFVAKNGRQFEHVTRQKNPGDTPFKFLFDENCSDYKYYLYRLSEEQKGLAQSRDSQTSQNGESSTPTATDPIAMMEFYMKKAAQEEKLRPPKPSKDEMPPPAALQASAKKGHHMGDYIPLEELEKFMATCNDVSSQKAAKEYADRAKIQADNVGHKLLSKMGWKEGEGLGSSKSGIAAPIMAGDVKKDNLGIGAHAPGEVTAEDDIYEQYKKRMMLGYRHRPNPLNNPRKSYY; this is translated from the exons ATGGACAAAGCAACAGATCGTGGCATTTTTGCTAATGATGGGTCATTCATGGAGAGGTTCAAACAACTTCAACAGGAAAAAGATAAGAAGGATGAAGTACAGAAGAAGTCTTTGTCGGGCTCAAGTACATCTGTGAATTCATACCCTAAAACAGTCAAAAGTAAACCAACTCTGAATTTTAAGGCTAATAACTCTCAGAAAATTATCCAGTCTCCTTCAAGTGGAAAACTTGCCTTCAGTTTGAAACAAAAGTCAAAACTTGTTTCACCCGCTGTTAAATTTGATGAAGATGAGGATGAGAATGAAGATGAAAAGAATCATGGAAATTCCTCAGATGATGCACCTATGAAGCGACCAAAATTGGCCGATCATAGTGCTTCTGACCAGCAGTCTCAAGCTGATGTTG TACCGCCTTTGCCAAGTGACCTGACAGTGAGGAAAGTAGCAGACAAACTAGCAAGTTTTGTGGCTAAGAATGGAAGGCAGTTTGAGCATGTAACACGACAAAAAAACCCTGGAGACACTCCCTTCAA GTTTTTATTTGATGAAAACTGCTCGGATTACAAGTATTATCTGTATCGACTCAGTGAAGAGCAAAAGGGTTTGGCCCAAAGTAGGGATTCCCAAACATCACAAAATG GTGAATCAAGTACCCCAACTGCCACAGACCCTATAGCGATGATGGAATTTTACATGAAGAAGGCTGCACAAGAAGAGAAATTGAGGCCTCCTAAACCATCAAAGGATGAGATGCCGCCTCCTGCTGCTCTCCAAG CGTCTGCTAAGAAAGGACACCACATGGGTGATTATATTCCTCTAGAAGAACTTGAAAAATTCATGGCTACCTGTAATGATGTTTCTTCTCAGAAAGCTGCAAAAGAATATGCAGATAGAGCAAAAATCCAGGCAGATAATGTTGGTCACAAGCTTTTGTCGAAAATGGGCTGGAAGGAAG GCGAGGGCCTGGGGAGCTCCAAAAGTGGAATTGCTGCACCAATTATGGCAGGTGATGTAAAAAAGGATAACCTGGGCATAGGTGCTCATGCTCCAGGTGAGGTTACTGCTGAAGATGACATATATGAGCAGTACAAGAAGCGAATGATGCTCGGTTATCGCCATAGACCTAATCCCTTG AACAATCCACGGAAATCGTATTACTGA